One genomic segment of Intestinimonas butyriciproducens includes these proteins:
- the rpe gene encoding ribulose-phosphate 3-epimerase, protein MIKIAPSILSADFCNLEREIRRVDSADWLHVDVMDGMFVPNISIGVPVVSSIRRHTEMFLDVHLMVEKPGRYVDAFADAGADLLSVHLEADMPPRIREALRRMEERGVKRGIVLRPITSAEAVLPYLELGVELVLVMTVEPGFGGQKFMADQLPKLEAIRRYIDRYQPDCNLEVDGGIDPDTARQAVSAGANVLVAGSSVYGAPDPAAAIAALRG, encoded by the coding sequence ATGATTAAAATTGCTCCTTCCATCCTTTCAGCGGATTTTTGCAATCTGGAGCGGGAGATCCGGCGGGTGGATTCCGCCGACTGGCTCCATGTGGACGTGATGGACGGCATGTTCGTGCCCAACATCTCCATCGGCGTGCCGGTGGTGTCGTCCATCCGCAGGCACACGGAGATGTTTCTGGACGTCCATCTGATGGTGGAAAAGCCGGGGCGCTATGTGGATGCCTTTGCCGACGCCGGAGCCGATCTGCTCTCGGTCCACCTGGAGGCCGATATGCCGCCCCGCATCCGGGAGGCCCTCCGGCGCATGGAGGAGCGCGGGGTGAAGCGGGGGATCGTCCTGCGGCCCATCACCTCGGCCGAAGCGGTGCTCCCCTACCTGGAGCTGGGTGTGGAGCTGGTGCTGGTGATGACAGTGGAGCCCGGCTTCGGCGGACAGAAGTTCATGGCCGATCAGCTTCCCAAGCTGGAGGCGATCCGCCGGTATATCGACCGCTATCAGCCGGACTGCAATCTGGAGGTGGATGGAGGGATCGATCCTGACACCGCACGTCAGGCGGTATCCGCCGGAGCCAACGTGTTGGTGGCAGGTTCCTCGGTGTACGGTGCGCCGGACCCGGCGGCTGCCATCGCGGCCCTGAGAGGGTAA
- the recR gene encoding recombination mediator RecR, which yields MQYFPPALEKLTEQFARLPGIGNKSAQRLAFFVLSLPDEDAQAFADAIVTAKRAISLCPVCQNLTEGEGPCAICRSDKRDGGTVCVVADPKDVIAMERSREYQGRYHVLHGVISPMNHVGPDDLHIKELLERVASGEVQEVIMATNPDTEGEATAMYLARLLRPFGVRITRLAYGVPVGGHLEYADDATLMRALEGRREM from the coding sequence ATGCAGTATTTTCCCCCGGCCCTGGAAAAGCTGACGGAGCAGTTTGCACGGCTGCCCGGCATCGGCAACAAGAGCGCCCAGCGGCTGGCCTTTTTTGTGCTGTCCCTTCCCGACGAGGACGCACAGGCGTTTGCCGACGCCATCGTGACCGCCAAGCGGGCCATCTCTCTGTGTCCGGTGTGCCAGAACCTCACGGAGGGCGAGGGGCCCTGTGCCATCTGCCGCAGCGACAAGCGGGACGGCGGAACGGTATGTGTGGTGGCCGATCCCAAGGATGTCATCGCCATGGAGCGGTCCCGGGAGTATCAGGGGCGCTACCATGTGCTCCACGGGGTCATTTCTCCCATGAACCATGTGGGTCCCGATGATCTTCACATCAAGGAACTGCTGGAGCGGGTGGCCTCGGGCGAGGTGCAGGAGGTCATCATGGCCACCAACCCGGACACGGAGGGGGAGGCCACGGCCATGTATCTGGCCCGTCTCCTGCGGCCCTTTGGCGTGAGGATCACCCGGCTGGCCTATGGGGTCCCGGTGGGAGGCCACCTGGAGTATGCCGACGACGCCACGCTGATGCGGGCGCTGGAAGGGCGGAGAGAGATGTAA
- a CDS encoding DUF2188 domain-containing protein — protein MDHRADLYVLPHPKGGWQVRRHAAAKAIRRVASYQEALEIAARMAANEQLSLLARYRPAGEPSA, from the coding sequence ATGGACCACAGAGCAGATCTCTACGTGCTGCCCCACCCCAAAGGCGGCTGGCAGGTCCGCCGCCACGCCGCCGCCAAGGCCATCCGGCGGGTGGCGTCCTACCAGGAAGCCCTGGAGATCGCAGCGCGGATGGCTGCAAACGAGCAGTTATCTCTCCTGGCCCGGTATCGTCCGGCCGGGGAACCTTCCGCCTGA
- a CDS encoding helix-turn-helix domain-containing protein — MKELRERQGLTQSGLARRLGISRGTISQWESGASKISSARLEQLSDIFNVDISRLTQSTASAPASAGVGECPDAAAPVPVPPACEGAAAVLEKFCSLAAQMRSLRNQFDLSELEQAVQEAQSLIDAFEIPILSLTTEQFTAGASSLSEEALLARYSRLLKKRASSPREDQ, encoded by the coding sequence TTGAAAGAGCTCCGTGAACGCCAGGGGCTGACCCAGTCCGGACTTGCCCGCAGGCTCGGTATCAGCCGCGGCACGATATCGCAGTGGGAATCCGGCGCCTCCAAGATCAGCTCCGCCAGGCTGGAGCAACTATCCGACATTTTTAATGTGGACATCAGCCGCCTGACGCAGTCCACGGCGTCCGCTCCGGCCTCCGCCGGCGTGGGGGAATGTCCGGACGCCGCCGCTCCTGTACCCGTTCCGCCCGCCTGCGAAGGCGCCGCCGCCGTTCTGGAGAAATTTTGCAGTCTTGCCGCCCAGATGCGCTCTCTGCGCAACCAGTTCGACCTGTCGGAGCTGGAGCAGGCGGTCCAGGAGGCCCAGAGCCTGATCGACGCCTTTGAGATCCCTATCCTGAGCTTGACCACCGAGCAGTTCACCGCCGGCGCCTCCTCTCTCTCGGAGGAGGCCCTGTTGGCCCGCTACAGCCGTCTGCTGAAAAAGCGGGCCTCTTCCCCCAGGGAAGACCAGTGA
- a CDS encoding asparaginase — MKHILLLTTGGTIASRPTEEGLAPGMDGDALTRHFPLLSENYALTVRDILHLDSSNIQPEEWQLIARAVHDQRAAYDGVVITHGTDTMAYTASVLSFMLRGIPIPVVLTGSQLPIEHPLTDALENLRIAFAMAASGTPGVFVAFDRKVILGCRAVKTRTKGFDAFESVNWPPAALVDGGGLHIDPAALPPAAGDRCTLRDELCRDVFLIKLTPGLNPEIFDMLLQMHYRGVVIEAFGAGGLHFIRRDLISKLHKAAQAGMSVVVCSQCLYESSDFTLYQAGQRALSQGVIQGYDITTEAAVTKLMWVLGQTEDPVQVKAYFAKSLAGEVSLPQ, encoded by the coding sequence GTGAAACATATTCTTTTGCTTACCACCGGGGGGACCATCGCCTCCCGACCCACGGAGGAGGGACTGGCTCCCGGCATGGACGGGGACGCGCTGACCCGCCATTTTCCCCTGCTCTCCGAGAATTACGCGCTCACAGTCCGCGATATCCTGCACCTGGACTCCTCCAACATCCAGCCGGAGGAGTGGCAGCTCATCGCCCGCGCTGTCCACGATCAGCGCGCCGCATATGACGGCGTGGTGATCACCCACGGCACCGACACCATGGCCTACACCGCGTCGGTGCTCAGCTTCATGCTCCGCGGCATTCCTATCCCCGTGGTGCTCACCGGCTCCCAGCTCCCCATCGAACACCCGCTCACCGACGCGCTGGAGAACCTGCGCATCGCCTTCGCCATGGCCGCCTCCGGCACACCCGGCGTCTTTGTGGCCTTTGACCGTAAGGTGATCCTGGGATGCCGGGCGGTCAAGACCCGCACCAAGGGCTTTGACGCCTTTGAAAGTGTCAACTGGCCTCCTGCCGCCTTGGTGGACGGCGGTGGGCTGCATATCGATCCCGCCGCGCTGCCCCCCGCCGCCGGGGATCGCTGCACGCTCCGGGACGAGCTGTGCAGGGACGTCTTTCTCATCAAGCTGACCCCCGGTCTCAATCCGGAGATCTTCGACATGCTGCTGCAAATGCATTATCGCGGGGTGGTAATCGAGGCCTTCGGCGCCGGGGGACTCCACTTCATCCGCCGGGACCTCATCTCCAAGCTCCACAAAGCGGCTCAGGCGGGCATGTCCGTTGTGGTCTGCTCCCAGTGCCTCTACGAGAGCAGCGACTTCACCCTCTATCAGGCCGGACAGCGCGCGCTGTCCCAGGGCGTGATCCAGGGCTATGATATAACCACAGAGGCGGCGGTTACAAAATTGATGTGGGTGTTAGGCCAGACGGAAGATCCGGTCCAGGTGAAAGCCTATTTTGCAAAGAGCCTGGCAGGCGAGGTATCCTTGCCGCAGTGA
- a CDS encoding DUF4234 domain-containing protein — MKYRSVGMCVVLSIITCGIYGIYWYYCLNEDINEVTGRPGTSGGMVILFTLLSCGIYSIYWCYKMGEKLDAARAEQGTPTGSLSILYLVLSIFGLDIVAWALMQNEVNHYTPGTGDAF, encoded by the coding sequence ATGAAGTATCGCAGCGTTGGTATGTGTGTGGTGCTCAGCATCATCACCTGTGGGATCTACGGTATCTATTGGTATTACTGCCTGAACGAGGACATCAACGAGGTCACGGGGCGGCCCGGCACCAGCGGCGGCATGGTCATTCTGTTTACACTGCTCAGCTGCGGCATCTACAGCATCTACTGGTGCTACAAGATGGGCGAAAAGCTGGACGCGGCCCGGGCGGAACAGGGTACGCCTACGGGTAGCCTGTCCATCCTGTATCTGGTACTCTCCATTTTCGGGCTGGATATCGTAGCCTGGGCCCTGATGCAGAATGAGGTCAACCACTATACCCCCGGCACCGGCGATGCCTTCTAG
- a CDS encoding DUF2752 domain-containing protein — MPSRRNELLRRAGLVLGIGLAYALFCGLTGWYLPCPFHAVTGLWCPGCGVSRMCMALLRLDLPAAWRWNPALMVLTVPLGILLARLAGAYVRQGRTRPTRAEQAVIWAMAAFLLVFGVLRNLPGMEALAPG; from the coding sequence ATGCCTTCTAGAAGAAACGAACTCCTGCGGCGGGCGGGCCTGGTCCTGGGGATCGGGCTCGCCTATGCGCTTTTCTGCGGCCTTACGGGCTGGTACCTGCCATGTCCTTTCCATGCCGTGACCGGACTCTGGTGCCCGGGCTGTGGGGTGTCCCGGATGTGTATGGCTCTGCTACGCCTGGATCTGCCCGCGGCCTGGAGGTGGAACCCGGCCCTGATGGTGCTGACGGTGCCCTTGGGCATACTACTGGCGCGGCTGGCCGGGGCCTATGTACGGCAGGGGCGCACCCGCCCCACCCGGGCGGAGCAGGCCGTCATCTGGGCCATGGCGGCCTTCCTGCTGGTTTTCGGCGTGCTGCGGAACCTACCCGGAATGGAGGCACTGGCGCCCGGTTAA
- a CDS encoding FMN-dependent NADH-azoreductase, which translates to MSELLFVNACVRGARSRTLALARHFLTEYEKSHPGDRVTERNLMEERLEPQYPEVLAERDTLWNAGRLEEPMFAPARQFAGADRIVIAAPFWDLSYPAILKIYLERISVTNLTFGYDDAGNSVGLCRAKRLLLITTRGGNFSLPETAWMESGARHLQALCAMYGIPDFHLLCAEGLDDVRNDKAALLAGAMAQAEALAPNF; encoded by the coding sequence ATGTCTGAACTGCTTTTTGTCAACGCCTGCGTTCGGGGCGCGCGCTCCCGCACTCTGGCCCTGGCGCGGCATTTTCTCACGGAATATGAAAAAAGCCACCCGGGGGACCGGGTGACGGAGCGCAATCTGATGGAGGAGCGGCTGGAGCCCCAGTACCCCGAGGTACTGGCGGAGCGGGATACGCTGTGGAACGCCGGTCGGCTGGAGGAGCCCATGTTTGCCCCCGCCCGGCAGTTCGCCGGAGCGGACCGCATCGTCATCGCCGCTCCATTCTGGGACCTCTCCTATCCCGCCATCCTGAAAATTTACCTGGAGCGCATCTCTGTGACCAATCTCACCTTCGGCTATGACGACGCCGGGAACAGCGTCGGCCTCTGCCGGGCGAAGCGGCTCCTCCTCATCACCACCCGCGGCGGAAACTTCTCCCTCCCGGAGACCGCGTGGATGGAGTCCGGGGCCCGCCACCTGCAAGCCCTGTGCGCCATGTACGGCATCCCCGACTTCCATCTGCTCTGCGCGGAGGGGCTGGACGACGTGCGCAACGACAAAGCCGCCCTCCTGGCCGGGGCCATGGCGCAGGCGGAGGCGCTGGCGCCCAACTTTTAA
- a CDS encoding DUF2812 domain-containing protein, with protein sequence MHKTERWVLFPYLAMDYKAAEDWLNQQARAGWRVASFDLKGWTVYLLPADRPGIRYCVDLSGERARNQESYLALCHEAGWGLVETVRSMNVFCTLPGADPAPIQTDPGLERDRFERIYFWKSWLLLLFMLLFPPLLLSLLWLLLEGGDPAFWYSFPLFLLSSPEGAFSALFCALAAAVVLWQLGSMLRYFLRCRAAVRSGGEMPVPSARQARLRGTGEFLLLIAYVLLLVLRLVDMSAPSYPVTYFPEERDSLRSRPVIMAEDVGLPPGEVLGRLEETGSPLLQHISYLDYAGQGIATDSYLSCLEPLARWTALALRRTSELPLAPVELGFDESWSYTGEDGFHILLLRQGKTVSRLSGAVDWTAPALREVLRTRLTST encoded by the coding sequence ATGCATAAGACGGAACGATGGGTGCTCTTCCCCTATCTCGCTATGGACTATAAAGCCGCTGAGGACTGGCTCAATCAGCAGGCCCGCGCCGGCTGGCGGGTCGCCTCCTTCGACCTGAAGGGCTGGACGGTCTACCTGCTCCCCGCGGACCGGCCGGGCATCCGCTACTGCGTGGATCTCTCCGGAGAGAGGGCCCGAAACCAGGAGAGCTACCTGGCCCTCTGCCACGAGGCGGGCTGGGGACTGGTGGAAACAGTGCGCTCCATGAACGTTTTCTGCACGTTGCCCGGCGCGGACCCCGCCCCCATTCAGACCGACCCCGGCCTGGAGCGGGACCGGTTCGAGCGGATCTACTTCTGGAAGAGCTGGCTGCTCCTTCTCTTCATGCTGTTGTTCCCTCCCCTGCTGCTGAGCCTCCTGTGGCTCCTCCTTGAGGGGGGCGACCCTGCCTTCTGGTACAGCTTTCCCCTCTTCCTCCTCTCCAGCCCGGAGGGCGCCTTCTCCGCGCTGTTCTGCGCCCTGGCCGCGGCGGTGGTGCTCTGGCAGCTCGGCTCCATGCTGCGCTATTTCCTCCGCTGCCGGGCCGCCGTCCGCTCAGGCGGCGAGATGCCCGTCCCCAGCGCCCGCCAGGCCCGCCTGCGGGGAACAGGTGAGTTTCTGCTGCTCATCGCCTATGTACTGCTGTTGGTCCTCCGGCTGGTGGACATGTCCGCTCCCAGCTACCCCGTCACCTATTTCCCGGAAGAGCGGGACAGTCTGCGCTCCAGGCCGGTCATCATGGCGGAGGATGTGGGGCTGCCTCCCGGCGAAGTGCTGGGGAGGCTGGAGGAGACCGGCTCCCCCCTTCTGCAGCATATCAGCTATCTGGACTACGCCGGTCAGGGCATCGCGACCGACTCCTATCTCTCCTGCCTGGAACCCCTGGCACGCTGGACGGCTCTGGCCCTGCGCCGCACCTCTGAACTTCCGCTGGCGCCTGTGGAGTTGGGCTTTGACGAGAGCTGGAGCTACACCGGGGAGGACGGCTTCCACATCCTTCTCCTTCGCCAGGGCAAGACGGTGTCACGGCTCTCCGGCGCCGTGGACTGGACCGCCCCCGCGCTGCGGGAGGTCCTGCGGACGCGGCTGACGTCAACATGA
- a CDS encoding DUF2812 domain-containing protein: protein MKHSKLRLFRYLAPDAKAMEAELDRMARSGWALRWLHCGLACFRRTQRRDLSYCVELCPANRAGEEDAGYLRLCADAGWELRAQSAGFRVFASSPGACPAPLQTDPALDFEVNWKTVLRQAQWNFLHLPFVLAFNLLLGLFTAARPIHWWGVFLSLPHLLLLPCLLLVLLWDTASFLWLGAFRKRCRGAVGSGAPLPVPSRRAARGRMLCSTLASLLLLLSLLLTFWPSPGRINDLVYPADLYPVVRSGDLSGGAEDTGSGYLLWEGSPLLRHAQSLTFLAHTPVRTDYYLCRWDWLADVVRDSLLAEEQSENALHFHATPIHPEPIELGFDRSWLYIGPDGWQSLLLVEGDVVASVEGPTDFTDPAVLDMVRARLALEKSPDPAPEARPVGMSAPVKQAQGVEGFHA, encoded by the coding sequence GTGAAACATAGTAAACTCCGCCTTTTTCGGTACTTGGCCCCCGACGCGAAGGCCATGGAGGCCGAGCTCGACCGTATGGCCCGCTCGGGTTGGGCGCTGCGGTGGCTCCACTGCGGACTGGCCTGCTTCCGCAGGACACAGCGCCGGGACCTCTCCTACTGCGTGGAGCTGTGCCCCGCCAACCGCGCCGGGGAGGAGGATGCCGGCTATCTCCGCCTCTGCGCCGACGCTGGCTGGGAGCTCCGCGCCCAGTCCGCCGGCTTCCGTGTTTTCGCCTCCTCTCCCGGCGCCTGCCCCGCCCCCCTCCAGACAGACCCCGCCCTGGATTTCGAGGTCAATTGGAAGACGGTCCTCCGGCAGGCCCAGTGGAACTTTCTCCATCTCCCCTTTGTGCTGGCCTTCAACCTCCTCCTGGGCCTCTTCACCGCCGCCCGCCCCATCCACTGGTGGGGGGTCTTCCTCTCCCTTCCCCACCTGCTGCTCCTGCCCTGTCTGCTGCTGGTCCTGCTGTGGGACACGGCCAGCTTTCTCTGGCTGGGCGCCTTCCGGAAACGCTGCCGTGGGGCCGTGGGGTCCGGCGCACCGCTCCCCGTCCCTTCCCGCAGGGCCGCACGTGGGCGTATGCTCTGCTCCACCCTCGCCTCCCTGTTGCTACTCCTGTCCCTGCTTCTGACCTTCTGGCCGTCTCCGGGGCGTATCAACGACTTGGTCTATCCGGCGGACCTCTACCCTGTGGTCCGCTCCGGCGACCTGAGCGGCGGCGCGGAGGACACCGGGAGCGGCTACCTGCTGTGGGAGGGCTCCCCCCTGCTCCGTCACGCCCAGTCCCTCACCTTTCTTGCGCATACTCCCGTCCGCACCGACTACTATCTCTGCCGCTGGGACTGGCTGGCCGACGTGGTGCGGGATTCTCTCCTGGCCGAGGAGCAGAGCGAAAACGCCCTGCATTTTCATGCTACCCCCATCCATCCGGAGCCGATAGAGCTGGGCTTCGACCGGTCCTGGCTGTACATCGGCCCGGACGGCTGGCAGTCCCTCCTGCTGGTGGAAGGAGACGTGGTCGCCTCCGTGGAGGGTCCCACCGATTTTACCGATCCGGCGGTCCTGGACATGGTCCGGGCCCGTCTGGCGCTGGAAAAAAGCCCAGACCCTGCGCCGGAGGCCCGGCCGGTCGGGATGTCCGCCCCGGTAAAACAGGCGCAAGGAGTGGAGGGATTCCATGCATAA
- a CDS encoding PadR family transcriptional regulator, producing the protein MARKKLDTLTEQMYYVLLALTEERHGYGIMQDTAALTGGRVIIGAGTLYALLSRFEADGLIRLSAERDNRKYYRLTEEGRRVLEEELRRLQRQAADGERVLRGGGGA; encoded by the coding sequence GTGGCGCGGAAGAAGCTGGACACACTGACCGAGCAGATGTATTACGTCCTTCTCGCCCTTACAGAGGAGCGCCACGGGTACGGCATCATGCAGGACACCGCTGCGCTCACCGGCGGACGGGTGATCATCGGGGCGGGCACCCTGTACGCCCTGCTGTCCCGTTTTGAGGCGGACGGCCTCATCCGACTCTCCGCCGAGCGGGACAACCGGAAATACTACCGCCTGACCGAGGAGGGCCGCAGGGTCCTGGAGGAAGAGCTGCGCCGCCTCCAGCGCCAGGCCGCGGACGGGGAGCGCGTGCTGCGGGGCGGCGGGGGCGCATGA
- the ilvD gene encoding dihydroxy-acid dehydratase translates to MRSDNVTKGVERAPNRSLFYALGYTREELERPLIGVVCSQNEIVPGHMNLDKIAEAVKAGIRLAGGTPVEFPAIAVCDGIAMGHIGMKYSLVTRELIADSTEAMALAHQFDGLVMIPNCDKNVPGLLMAAARLNLPTIFCSGGPMLSGRLRDGRRSCLSHMFEAVGAYKAGKLDEAGVEDYETNACPTCGSCSGMYTANSMNCLTEGIGMALRGNGTIPAVMSARLRLAKHTGMQIMELVKRDIRPRDILTEAAFHNAETLDMALGCSTNSMLHLPAIAHECGIELSFDMANEISRKTPNLCHLAPAGDTYIEDLDRAGGVYAVMKELTKKGLLDTSLLTVTGRTVAENLEDVENLDHAIIRPIEDPYSPYGGIAVLKGSLAPEGCVVKQSAVDEAMMSHTGPARVFDCEEDAIAAIYAGRIVAGDVVVIRYEGPKGGPGMREMLNPTSAICGMGLGESVALITDGRFSGATRGASIGHVSPEAALGGPIAFVEEGDIITIDIPNCRIDVLVDEAVLDARKAKWVCPEPRVKTGYLNRYAKQVTSAARGAVLE, encoded by the coding sequence ATGCGCAGCGACAATGTGACAAAGGGCGTGGAGCGCGCCCCCAACCGCTCCCTCTTCTATGCCCTGGGCTATACCAGGGAGGAGCTGGAGCGGCCTCTCATCGGCGTGGTGTGCTCCCAGAACGAGATCGTCCCGGGCCATATGAACCTGGACAAGATCGCCGAGGCGGTGAAGGCGGGCATCCGCCTGGCCGGAGGCACCCCCGTGGAGTTCCCCGCCATCGCCGTGTGCGACGGCATCGCCATGGGGCACATCGGTATGAAATATTCTCTGGTCACCCGGGAGCTCATCGCAGACTCCACCGAAGCCATGGCCCTGGCCCATCAGTTCGACGGCCTGGTGATGATCCCCAACTGCGACAAGAACGTGCCCGGACTGCTGATGGCTGCCGCCCGGCTCAACCTCCCCACCATCTTCTGCTCCGGCGGTCCCATGCTCTCCGGCCGTCTCCGGGACGGCCGCCGCTCCTGTCTGAGCCACATGTTCGAGGCCGTCGGCGCCTATAAGGCCGGCAAGCTGGACGAGGCCGGCGTGGAGGACTATGAGACCAACGCCTGCCCCACCTGCGGCTCCTGCTCCGGCATGTACACCGCCAACTCCATGAACTGTCTCACCGAGGGGATCGGCATGGCCCTGCGGGGGAACGGCACCATCCCCGCCGTCATGTCCGCCCGGCTGCGGCTGGCCAAGCACACGGGCATGCAGATCATGGAGCTGGTAAAGCGGGACATCCGCCCCCGGGATATCCTCACTGAGGCCGCCTTCCACAACGCCGAGACCCTGGACATGGCCCTGGGCTGCTCCACCAACTCCATGCTCCACCTGCCCGCCATCGCCCATGAATGCGGCATCGAGCTCTCTTTTGATATGGCCAATGAGATCTCCCGCAAGACCCCCAACCTCTGCCACCTGGCCCCCGCTGGGGACACCTATATCGAGGACCTGGACCGGGCGGGCGGCGTCTACGCCGTCATGAAGGAGCTGACCAAAAAGGGACTGCTGGACACCTCCCTGCTGACCGTCACCGGCAGGACCGTGGCGGAAAATCTGGAGGACGTGGAAAATCTGGACCACGCCATCATCCGCCCCATCGAGGACCCCTACTCCCCCTATGGCGGCATCGCCGTGCTCAAGGGCTCTCTGGCCCCCGAGGGCTGCGTGGTCAAGCAGTCCGCCGTGGACGAGGCCATGATGTCCCACACCGGCCCCGCCCGGGTCTTCGACTGTGAGGAGGACGCCATCGCCGCCATCTATGCCGGCAGGATCGTCGCCGGCGACGTGGTGGTGATCCGCTACGAGGGGCCCAAGGGGGGGCCCGGCATGCGCGAAATGCTCAACCCCACCTCCGCCATCTGTGGTATGGGCCTGGGCGAGAGCGTGGCCCTCATCACCGACGGGCGCTTCTCCGGTGCCACCCGCGGCGCTTCCATCGGCCATGTCTCCCCCGAGGCCGCGCTGGGAGGTCCCATCGCCTTTGTGGAGGAGGGGGACATTATCACCATCGACATTCCCAACTGCAGGATCGACGTATTGGTGGACGAGGCGGTGCTGGATGCCCGAAAGGCCAAATGGGTCTGTCCCGAGCCCCGGGTCAAGACCGGCTATCTCAACCGCTACGCCAAGCAGGTCACCAGCGCGGCGCGGGGCGCTGTGCTGGAATAA
- a CDS encoding FadR/GntR family transcriptional regulator, with amino-acid sequence MEKKSLSQQTAERLYTMIVVERRFGPGDKLPNELEWSAELGVSRATLREAVRTLAARGVLEVRRGKGTFVSGRVEEIGDFGFSGLDQVKGRLRDLFELRRVFEPQVARLACRRASEGEMEEILRRGAEVERCIRAGEDRTRADREFHAAIVRSTHNEYMMRLMPLISEAVAAAITSGGHTEQLAEDTLRDHALLMDFLRKRDESGCEHAMAIHMHHSMDVMELKE; translated from the coding sequence ATGGAAAAAAAGAGCCTGTCCCAGCAGACGGCAGAGCGGCTTTATACCATGATCGTGGTGGAGCGGCGGTTTGGGCCGGGGGACAAGCTGCCCAACGAGCTGGAGTGGTCGGCGGAGCTGGGGGTGAGCCGCGCCACGCTGCGGGAGGCGGTGCGTACGCTGGCCGCCCGGGGCGTGCTGGAGGTCCGCAGGGGAAAGGGCACCTTTGTGTCGGGGCGGGTGGAGGAGATTGGAGATTTCGGCTTCTCCGGACTGGATCAGGTCAAGGGCCGGCTCCGGGACCTCTTTGAACTGCGGCGGGTCTTTGAGCCGCAGGTGGCCAGGCTGGCCTGCCGCAGAGCGTCGGAGGGGGAGATGGAGGAGATCCTCCGCCGGGGGGCGGAGGTGGAGCGGTGCATCCGGGCGGGGGAGGACCGCACCCGGGCGGACCGGGAGTTCCACGCCGCCATTGTCCGAAGCACCCACAATGAGTATATGATGCGGCTGATGCCCCTCATCAGCGAGGCGGTGGCGGCCGCCATCACCTCCGGCGGCCACACGGAGCAGCTGGCGGAGGACACCCTGCGGGATCACGCCCTGCTGATGGACTTCCTCCGCAAGCGGGACGAGAGCGGCTGCGAGCACGCCATGGCCATCCATATGCACCACAGTATGGATGTGATGGAGTTGAAAGAGTAG
- a CDS encoding helix-turn-helix domain-containing protein translates to MNGIDKERFGAFLAVLRKEKGLTQRALAERLYVSDKAVSKWERGLSLPDVVLLTPLSEALGVGVAELLRGERAERPLETAEVDALVSGALHLGREEELRLDRRKKGWKLSYLLCALAGLVETGMLLAQGFGWEALAETVALVEGLSLLFGAWLCFFVRESLPGYYDENRISFYGDGVFRMNLAGLRLNNSNWPHILAALRGWLLGTAAVFPLLWWGIWTLWPGTLQGLEGGLSLLACLGMFLPAYVVGKRYE, encoded by the coding sequence ATGAACGGCATTGACAAGGAACGATTCGGCGCCTTCCTGGCCGTCCTGAGGAAGGAGAAGGGGCTGACCCAGCGGGCGCTGGCCGAACGGCTGTATGTCTCGGATAAAGCGGTGAGCAAATGGGAGCGGGGGCTGAGCCTGCCCGATGTGGTGCTGCTGACGCCGCTGAGCGAGGCGCTGGGCGTGGGTGTTGCCGAGCTGCTGCGGGGGGAGCGGGCGGAGCGCCCCCTGGAGACGGCGGAGGTGGACGCGCTGGTCAGCGGAGCCCTCCATCTGGGCAGAGAGGAGGAGCTCCGGCTGGACCGGAGGAAAAAGGGGTGGAAGCTGTCCTATCTGCTCTGCGCTCTGGCCGGGCTGGTGGAAACAGGGATGCTGCTGGCCCAGGGCTTTGGGTGGGAGGCGCTGGCGGAGACGGTGGCGCTGGTGGAGGGCCTGAGCCTGCTTTTCGGCGCCTGGCTGTGCTTCTTCGTCCGGGAAAGTTTGCCGGGCTATTACGATGAGAACCGGATCAGTTTTTACGGCGACGGGGTTTTTCGCATGAACTTGGCCGGGCTCCGTCTCAACAACAGCAATTGGCCCCATATTCTGGCGGCCCTGCGGGGGTGGCTGTTGGGCACGGCGGCGGTATTTCCCCTCCTCTGGTGGGGGATATGGACCCTGTGGCCGGGGACCCTGCAGGGCCTGGAAGGGGGCTTGAGCCTTCTGGCCTGCCTGGGGATGTTCCTCCCGGCCTATGTTGTGGGAAAGCGGTACGAGTAA